One segment of Nitrospirae bacterium CG2_30_53_67 DNA contains the following:
- a CDS encoding UDP-N-acetylglucosamine 1-carboxyvinyltransferase: MERIVIRGGAPLMGKVRVSGAKNAALPIMAASLLCQGRCSLSNVPALRDVNTMSVLLSDLGVAVEQPEPGRMELYAGGVQGYRASYELVKTMRASVLVLGPLLARFGRAEVSLPGGCAIGARPINIHLMGLEKLGARIRIEKGYACAEASVLKGAKITLDFPTVTGTMNIMMAASLAKGTSVIENAACEPEVGELASVLNRMGARIYGAGSDRIEIQGVEGLSGMSYEIMPDRIETGTFLAAGAITGGDITVEGCRPEQLDAVINKLREAGAEISIMGRDIRIRRSGDLHAVDVKTGVYPEFATDMQAQFMALMTIACGTSVITETVFENRFMHVAELHRMGADILVQGNSAVVRGVEHLSGAPLMATDLRASASLILAGLAARGETTVSRIYHIDRGYERIEQKLQGLGAEIRREKEPGKKRTLLS; encoded by the coding sequence CAGCGGGGCAAAGAACGCCGCCCTTCCGATCATGGCCGCGTCCCTGCTCTGTCAGGGCCGGTGTTCCCTGTCCAATGTGCCGGCGCTCAGGGACGTGAATACCATGTCCGTTCTTCTCAGCGATCTCGGGGTCGCGGTCGAGCAGCCTGAACCCGGAAGGATGGAACTTTACGCCGGCGGGGTCCAAGGTTACCGGGCCTCCTATGAACTGGTCAAGACCATGCGGGCATCGGTACTGGTGCTGGGGCCTTTGCTCGCCCGGTTCGGCCGAGCCGAGGTCTCCCTGCCCGGCGGATGCGCCATCGGCGCCAGGCCCATTAATATTCACCTGATGGGCCTTGAAAAGCTGGGCGCCAGGATCCGCATTGAGAAAGGGTATGCCTGTGCCGAGGCCTCCGTGCTCAAGGGCGCAAAGATCACCCTGGATTTTCCCACCGTCACCGGAACCATGAATATCATGATGGCCGCCTCGCTGGCAAAGGGGACCTCGGTCATAGAAAATGCCGCCTGTGAGCCGGAAGTCGGGGAGCTCGCTTCCGTCCTGAATCGTATGGGTGCAAGGATCTATGGGGCGGGAAGCGACCGCATCGAGATCCAGGGCGTGGAGGGCCTTTCGGGCATGTCATATGAGATCATGCCCGACAGAATCGAGACCGGAACGTTTCTTGCGGCAGGGGCCATCACCGGAGGAGATATCACCGTTGAAGGATGCCGCCCTGAGCAACTGGATGCCGTGATCAACAAACTCAGAGAGGCCGGGGCGGAGATTTCTATCATGGGCCGCGACATCCGGATCAGAAGATCCGGGGATCTCCATGCCGTGGATGTAAAGACCGGGGTCTATCCGGAATTTGCCACGGATATGCAGGCCCAGTTCATGGCCCTGATGACGATCGCTTGCGGGACCAGCGTGATCACCGAGACCGTGTTTGAGAACCGGTTCATGCATGTGGCCGAGCTCCACAGAATGGGAGCGGATATCCTCGTGCAAGGAAACAGCGCCGTGGTTCGAGGGGTGGAACACTTAAGCGGGGCCCCTCTCATGGCTACGGACCTCCGGGCCAGCGCCTCCCTGATTTTGGCCGGGCTTGCGGCCCGGGGCGAAACCACGGTTTCCAGGATCTATCACATTGATCGAGGGTACGAGAGGATCGAGCAGAAGCTGCAAGGTCTGGGCGCTGAAATCCGGAGGGAGAAGGAACCGGGGAAAAAGAGGACACTGCTGAGCTAA